A stretch of the Mustela nigripes isolate SB6536 chromosome X, MUSNIG.SB6536, whole genome shotgun sequence genome encodes the following:
- the AKAP4 gene encoding A-kinase anchor protein 4: MSDDIDWLHSRRGVCKVDLYSPTGQQDQDRKVICFVDVSTLNVEDKDCKDAAGSSSEGDLNLGNLEEKEIIVIKDTEKQDQSKTEGSVCLFKQAPSDPISVLNWLLNDLQKYALGFQHALSPSASSCKHKVGDTEGEYHKLPSGNCYSVYADQLNMNYMTNGPQCLHLEMAAAKNTNNNQSPSTPPAKSPSTQRTVISPDGECSMDDLSFYVNRLSSLVIQMARKEIKEKLEGGSKCLHHSLYPSPGDKGKNSPRSAVSKIASEMAHDAVELTSAEMRGTGEEGREGGRKTFLYGELSNKNKVGDKQMCQRDSKEFADSISKGLMVYANQVASDMMVSVMKTLKVHSSGKPIPACVVLKRVLLKHTKEIVSDLIDSCMKNLHNITGVLMTDSDFVSAVKRNLFNHGKQNAADIMEAMLKRLVSALLGEKKETKTQSLSYASLKAGSQDPKCKNQSLEFSAMKAEMKGKDKGKMKPEQCKSLTSAEKVSEHILKESLTMWNQKQGNQGKMPSKVCTNKEEKREKISPSTDSLAKDLIVSALMLIQYHLTQQAKGKDTFEEECPGSATGYMTQSAQYEKSGSGQSAKALSMKHLESRGTPGPSTSLKENQQLDSQKLDMSNIVLMLIQKLLNESPFNCDDLCEGENKRSEPRTNKAASVSKRPDRGEEQCQENQELDFISGMKQVNRQFIDQLVESVMKLCLIMAKYSNNGAALAELEEQAALANNSNYQPGGSRCSHDAAMSQNHQDSPGPEVIVNNQCSTSSLQKQLQAVLQWIAASQFNVPMLYFMGDDDGQLEKLPEVSAKAAEKGYSVGDLLQEVMKFAKERQLDEAVGNMARKQLLDWLLTNL, encoded by the exons ATGTCTGATGATATTGACTGGTTACACAGCCGCAGGGGCGTGTGCAAGGTAGATCTCTACAGCCCAACAGGACAGCAAGATCAGGACCGGAAAGTG ATATGCTTTGTTGACGTGTCCACCCTGAATGTGGAAGATAAAGATTGCAAG GATGCTGCTGGTTCCAGTTCGGAAGGTGACTTGAACTTGGGAaacctggaagaaaaagagattatTGTGATCAAGGATACCGAGAAGCAAGACCAGTCTAAG acgGAGGGATCTGTATGCCTTTTCAAACAAGCTCCCTCTGATCCCATAAGCGTCCTCAATTGGCTTCTCAATGACCTCCAGAAGTATGCTTTGGGTTTTCAACATGCACTGAGCCCCTCAGCCTCTAGCTGTAAACATAAAGTAGGAGACACAGAAGGCGAATATCACAAATTACCCTCTGGGAACTGCTACAGTGTCTATGCCGATCAACTGAACATGAATTATATGACCAATGGACCTCAATGCCTACATCTAGAAATGGCAGCTGCCAAAAACACCAACAATAACCAGAGCCCTTCCACTCCTCCAGCCAAATCTCCTAGCACTCAGAGGACAGTGATTTCCCCTGATGGTGAATGTTCTATGGATGACCTTTCCTTCTATGTCAACCGATTATCTTCTCTGGTAATCCAGATGGCCCGTAAGGAGATCAAGGAGAAGTTGGAAGGTGGAAGCAAATGCCTCCACCATTCTCTCTACCCATCCCCTGGGGACAAAGGGAAAAACAGCCCCCGCAGTGCTGTGAGCAAGATTGCTTCTGAAATGGCCCATGATGCTGTAGAATTGACCTCAGCAGAAATGCGGGGcactggggaggagggcagggaaggtGGCCGGAAAACCTTTCTGTATGGTGAATTATCCAACAAGAACAAGGTTGGGGACAAACAGATGTGCCAAAGAGATAGTAAAGAATTTGCAGATTCTATCAGCAAAGGGCTCATGGTTTATGCCAATCAGGTGGCATCTGACATGATGGTCTCTGTTATGAAGACCTTGAAAGTACATAGTTCTGGGAAGCCAATTCCAGCCTGTGTGGTCTTGAAGAGGGTGCTGTTAAAACACACCAAAGAAATTGTGTCTGATTTGATTGACTCCTGCATGAAGAACCTGCATAACATCACAGGGGTCCTGATGACCGACTCGGACTTTGTCTCCGCTGTCAAGAGGAATCTGTTCAACCATGGAAAACAAAATGCTGCAGATATCATGGAGGCTATGCTGAAGCGTCTGGTCAGTGCTCTTCTTGGCGAGAAGAAGGAGACTAAAACTCAGAGTCTGTCATATGCATCCTTGAAAGCTGGGTCCCAAGATCCCAAATGCAAGAACCAAAGTCTTGAATTCTCAGCCATGAAAGCCGAGATGAAGGGAAAGGACAAAGGCAAAATGAAACCAGAGCAGTGCAAGTCGTTGACCAGCGCCGAGaaagtcagtgaacacatccTCAAGGAGAGCCTGACCATGTGGAACCAAAAGCAAGGAAACCAAGGCAAGATGCCTAGCAAAGTATGCAccaataaagaggaaaaaagagagaagatcaGTCCTTCCACGGATTCACTGGCAAAAGACTTGATTGTGTCTGCCCTTATGTTGATCCAATACCATCTGACCCAGCAGGCCAAAGGCAAAGACACATTTGAAGAAGAGTGTCCTGGTTCTGCCACGGGCTATATGACTCAGAGTGCCCAATACGAAAAGTCTGGAAGTGGCCAAAGTGCAAAGGCACTTTCAATGAAACATCTAGAATCTCGTGGAACTCCAGGACCATCTACCTCCCTGAAGGAAAATCAACAGCTGGACTCTCAGAAGCTGGATATGTCAAACATCGTTTTAATGCTGATTCAGAAGCTGCTTAATGAGAGCCCCTTCAACTGTGATGATCTATGTGAAGGTGAGAACAAGCGTTCTGAGCCCAGGACAAACAAAGCAGCTTCCGTGTCCAAGAGGCCTGACAGAGGGGAAGAACAATGCCAGGAAAATCAAGAACTTGACTTTATCAGTGGGATGAAGCAAGTGAACCGCCAGTTTATAGATCAACTGGTAGAATCCGTGATGAAGTTGTGCCTTATCATGGCTAAGTATAGTAATAACGGGGCAGCCCTTGCTGAGCTGGAAGAACAAGCAGCCTTGGCAAACAACTCCAATTACCAGCCTGGTGGCTCCAGATGTAGTCATGATGCTGCGATGTCACAGAACCATCAAGACTCTCCTGGGCCTGAAGTTATAGTTAATAATCAGTGCTCAACAAGCAGCTTGCAGAAGCAGCTCCAGGCTGTCCTGCAGTGGATTGCAGCCTCCCAGTTTAACGTGCCCATGCTCTACTTCATGGGAGATGATGATGGACAACTGGAGAAG CTTCCTGAAGTTTCAGCTAAGGCAGCAGAGAAGGGGTACAGTGTAGGGGATCTTCTTCAAGAGGTCATGAAGTTCGCCAAGGAGCGACAACTGGACGAAGCCGTGGGAAACATGGCTAGGAAACAACTGCTAGACTGGCTGCTCACTAATCTGTGA